In Sphingobacterium zeae, one genomic interval encodes:
- a CDS encoding alpha-2-macroglobulin family protein, with protein MKWKSIVVCLLAVLYASVLCGQSSLFDSPRGSADYYIYKLSPEILKKIHLDGRKFDETMLSNFVVKYKVGDPNPVLPRGNYVQVRANKADLMYRELISDNLYVKIIPAKAFAICLYDSLGTIIKDAQVKVNGRRMSLDKKFHYYTAANANSDDIVSIEHQGVYHYLTVERRWPHKVKVSLWKKISNSWLRTRFKIKRIFHKIETGGTESFMVFNKPMYKPNEQVKFKAYLEKTKWKPYRDSITVRLTGGYGYAEDTILARLAPYRPGMYTFAFDLKGLGLTLDRNYWISLESPKTKLVLHRQHFRYEDYELKSLSFTMTSEKTDYAKGDSVRLKLKALNENEMPIYDGKVDLQVVASPVLMHDLKANKVNFIPDTLWQTSVSLADVAEKEIVLPDSIFPPDIGISFRVIGTYLSSDNERIARSLDLNRLNREKEIRITVKDGHAALNYVEKGIEQPASAELKILGEHDEVLKAENLSLPNLVSIPWQAKEIVVKSNGFSKSVDLEDQQQVQLNYQFYRTVDSVLLHVDNPARIPFWYQVHRGGRMIAAGYETELNRAFLARGKEGYNLEITYLFGGKSKVIREELPYVEKNLNLEVTTATTVYPGQKAVFEFSVTDKKGKPLKDVDITAYGFTSKFKSAAAPTITVGGLMRRAAVEQNLHVSLEDDEKVYQGALQDWVKWSKVMQLDTIPFYQFLYPDVYFQESLPLDAVKSQVSPYIVVNGAVQGIHLVWIDGVLTYAKQDQQNNPTIFEVAPGQHDFRFRTKDRDIRVEGYYVEKGKKVIVSFNASRDTIGFDYPDKAWRKGHISVLRLPKEQQGKLFDKEVAELKRQLITVTNNFGAWQLPNSNVLIERPAYIQTAGDLYYLNPVQRTVYNNRLRTQVPVPLMAGPFPRTEMYNGVSKIGMLMVDTAKIGRFEIEGGYQYSIYKNYQKQKSWDGNLIRLDLYDYKPSLDFREKVWSVEDIKANVEQRFRETMQNSAGLAQFATVKREREDAGFKLNLMLGNDASQKSIRPTLIFIEPTNVEERMYFRLFYGGHRTFEDLPVGEVTLHIVQDDSTSFSLPVELKAHGMNYLKLDAIQWSKTSQAARLAYKLVRDEIIVRTVDNPLRDAIQTGQENDLQGLKIDREGFSARRKSNTAARILVYDGDTPLIGTKVLDRATKKQYFTSFDGSLEIELSNDKNTVLEIAALGYNTATVKVSSGKDYFVELKPSENQLDEVVVMGYGVQKRQSLTAAVKSINARMDGVTTAMLQGAVAGIRIRGAASPAPNEKPLILVDGVPFEGDISSLDPSTIASLNVIKDQSMLGLYGARAANGVVMVQMKAGASATSTGAVDMPYLESGNTMRVNFSDDAFWQPKLTTDAQGRANFEATYPDDITNWRTFFIAKGSKNFADIKELNVKSFKAVSAHLATPRFAIRGDQFTAMGRVVNYLSDSLQLARTINNGLTTQEATLNIAKSYRDPIPVIAAQGDSIQLAYSIGLSNGYFDGEKRSIPIFEKGLEQHEGDFKVLNGTAEYMLKTSPALGEIILHAEANSLEFLQREIESIDRYKFLCNEQMASKLSALLSKKELTKLIGKPFTEDKKIRDLLKELQKNKNANQGWGWWNKSETVTWISNYVIGVLLDAREAGYQVEIDTEIYAEREKTLLKSSLASLDVLLDKDKLHGAKENLFSSLIYLLRLDPKTDYKNYFFEIDTKLKSKTIKDKLLKYLLISKLGLKDSHAADTVLKYASKAVLGGLYWTSGTSTDQKGRFFMRPTETNTENTLLAYHVLKSIGGHDSYLENIRNYFFAQRQQNQWYNIYESSRIIRSILPDVLKEGESFQAPVMVINGKRITTFPYTQSFRSDEQIKVRKEGTGPAFVTAYQNFWNPNPAVEKEKGLAVATRFKDNGATVAALKEGKPVKLEASVTLIGEAEYVQIEVPIPAGCSYETKTNGYSRSEAHREHFKDRVVIFCNKLGKGTHTFEIELLPRYTGTYTVNPAKAELMYFPTYYGNEKMKEIVVE; from the coding sequence ATGAAATGGAAATCAATTGTAGTATGCCTTTTAGCTGTGTTATATGCTTCTGTACTTTGTGGACAATCGAGCTTATTCGATAGTCCACGCGGTTCCGCTGACTATTATATTTATAAGCTAAGCCCTGAGATTTTAAAAAAGATTCATTTGGATGGAAGAAAATTCGATGAAACTATGCTCAGCAATTTTGTTGTAAAATATAAGGTAGGAGATCCAAATCCGGTGTTACCACGGGGTAACTATGTACAGGTCCGCGCTAATAAAGCAGATCTCATGTATCGGGAGTTGATCAGCGATAACCTGTATGTCAAAATTATTCCTGCGAAAGCTTTTGCGATTTGTCTATACGATTCTTTGGGAACGATTATAAAAGACGCGCAGGTAAAAGTGAACGGACGTCGCATGTCACTCGATAAGAAGTTCCATTATTATACAGCTGCCAATGCAAATAGTGACGATATCGTCAGTATTGAACATCAGGGTGTCTATCATTATCTGACTGTAGAACGGCGCTGGCCCCATAAAGTTAAGGTGTCATTATGGAAAAAAATCAGCAACAGCTGGCTCAGAACTCGGTTTAAAATTAAGCGAATCTTTCATAAAATAGAAACTGGTGGTACAGAAAGTTTTATGGTTTTTAATAAACCGATGTATAAACCAAATGAGCAAGTTAAATTTAAAGCGTATCTGGAGAAAACAAAATGGAAACCTTACCGCGATTCTATTACCGTACGTCTGACTGGAGGCTATGGTTATGCGGAGGATACCATTTTGGCTCGCCTAGCGCCTTATCGTCCGGGCATGTATACCTTTGCATTTGACTTGAAAGGGCTGGGCCTTACTTTGGATAGAAATTATTGGATTTCGTTGGAATCTCCAAAAACCAAACTAGTCTTGCATCGACAGCATTTCCGATATGAAGACTATGAGTTAAAAAGTCTAAGCTTTACGATGACTTCTGAAAAGACAGATTATGCCAAAGGGGACAGCGTGCGGCTGAAACTAAAAGCATTAAATGAAAATGAAATGCCCATATACGATGGTAAAGTCGATTTACAGGTGGTGGCTAGTCCGGTTTTGATGCATGATTTAAAAGCCAATAAGGTCAATTTTATTCCAGATACCTTATGGCAAACAAGTGTTTCGCTTGCAGATGTGGCAGAAAAGGAGATTGTATTACCGGATTCAATTTTTCCGCCTGACATTGGTATTTCCTTTCGCGTTATTGGTACTTATTTAAGTTCGGATAATGAAAGAATAGCGCGAAGCCTTGATCTCAATAGACTTAACCGCGAAAAGGAAATCCGCATTACGGTCAAAGATGGACATGCAGCACTGAACTATGTGGAAAAGGGCATTGAGCAACCAGCATCTGCTGAGCTCAAGATATTAGGAGAGCATGATGAAGTGCTAAAGGCTGAAAATTTAAGTTTACCTAATCTGGTTTCAATTCCTTGGCAGGCCAAAGAAATTGTTGTCAAATCGAATGGCTTTAGTAAAAGTGTTGATCTGGAGGACCAGCAGCAGGTACAACTGAATTATCAATTTTACCGCACTGTGGATTCGGTACTATTGCATGTCGATAACCCTGCTAGGATTCCATTTTGGTATCAAGTTCATCGTGGTGGTCGTATGATTGCTGCGGGCTATGAAACCGAATTGAATCGTGCATTTTTAGCCCGTGGAAAAGAGGGGTATAACCTGGAGATCACCTACCTTTTTGGAGGAAAATCCAAAGTTATTCGCGAGGAATTGCCCTATGTGGAGAAAAATTTAAATTTGGAAGTTACTACCGCCACGACAGTATATCCGGGGCAGAAGGCTGTGTTCGAATTTTCTGTTACGGATAAGAAGGGCAAACCCTTGAAAGATGTCGATATTACAGCCTATGGTTTTACCTCAAAGTTTAAGTCAGCCGCGGCACCAACGATTACCGTCGGTGGTCTGATGCGCAGGGCGGCGGTCGAGCAAAATCTTCATGTTAGTTTGGAGGATGATGAAAAAGTTTATCAGGGAGCGCTGCAAGATTGGGTGAAATGGTCTAAAGTAATGCAGTTGGATACGATTCCCTTTTATCAATTCTTATATCCAGATGTCTATTTTCAGGAGTCTCTTCCACTCGATGCTGTTAAGAGTCAGGTATCCCCTTACATCGTGGTAAACGGTGCTGTGCAAGGTATTCATTTGGTTTGGATAGACGGTGTACTGACCTATGCGAAGCAAGATCAGCAAAATAATCCTACTATTTTTGAGGTTGCTCCAGGGCAGCATGATTTTAGGTTTAGAACCAAGGATCGTGACATTCGGGTAGAGGGTTATTACGTTGAAAAGGGAAAAAAGGTCATTGTTTCCTTTAATGCTTCACGAGATACGATTGGTTTTGATTACCCCGACAAAGCATGGAGAAAGGGCCATATTTCGGTTCTTCGATTGCCAAAAGAGCAACAGGGTAAGCTTTTCGATAAAGAAGTGGCCGAATTGAAGCGACAGTTGATCACCGTGACCAACAATTTTGGAGCCTGGCAATTACCCAATAGTAATGTGCTGATCGAGCGACCAGCATATATCCAAACAGCTGGAGATCTCTATTACCTCAATCCGGTACAGCGAACCGTTTACAATAATCGGTTGCGGACACAGGTTCCCGTTCCGCTGATGGCAGGGCCATTTCCAAGAACAGAAATGTACAATGGTGTGTCCAAAATAGGTATGCTTATGGTAGATACAGCGAAAATTGGCCGGTTTGAAATTGAGGGCGGCTATCAATATAGCATCTATAAAAACTATCAAAAGCAAAAAAGCTGGGATGGTAATCTTATCCGGCTGGATCTGTATGACTATAAACCAAGTTTAGATTTTCGGGAGAAAGTATGGTCGGTGGAGGATATCAAGGCAAATGTCGAGCAGCGTTTTAGGGAGACGATGCAAAACAGTGCTGGACTTGCACAGTTTGCTACGGTGAAAAGAGAACGTGAAGATGCTGGTTTTAAACTTAATTTAATGTTGGGCAATGATGCTTCACAAAAAAGCATTCGACCTACATTGATCTTTATCGAACCGACGAATGTCGAAGAGCGGATGTATTTTAGGCTCTTTTATGGTGGACATCGAACGTTTGAAGATCTTCCAGTCGGCGAGGTTACTTTGCATATTGTACAGGATGATTCAACTTCCTTTAGTTTGCCAGTCGAGCTCAAAGCCCATGGAATGAATTATTTGAAACTAGACGCTATCCAATGGAGTAAGACATCCCAGGCAGCCCGGTTAGCTTACAAACTTGTACGGGATGAAATTATTGTGCGTACCGTGGACAATCCATTGCGGGATGCTATCCAGACTGGACAAGAAAACGATCTGCAGGGCTTAAAAATAGACCGGGAAGGCTTTAGCGCGAGAAGAAAGAGCAACACGGCTGCGCGGATCCTGGTTTATGACGGTGATACGCCTTTAATTGGCACTAAAGTGCTTGATCGGGCTACGAAAAAGCAATATTTTACCAGTTTTGACGGTAGTCTGGAAATTGAGCTCTCCAACGATAAAAATACGGTACTTGAGATTGCTGCTTTAGGGTACAATACCGCTACGGTCAAAGTCTCCAGTGGCAAAGATTATTTTGTGGAGTTAAAGCCAAGCGAAAATCAATTGGATGAAGTGGTTGTGATGGGGTATGGCGTCCAAAAAAGGCAATCATTGACTGCGGCAGTGAAATCGATCAATGCTAGGATGGATGGGGTGACTACAGCTATGCTGCAGGGGGCTGTAGCAGGGATTCGTATTCGTGGCGCTGCTAGTCCGGCCCCCAATGAAAAACCATTGATTTTAGTGGACGGGGTCCCTTTTGAAGGTGATATTTCAAGTCTTGATCCATCGACTATCGCGTCATTGAATGTGATTAAAGATCAATCTATGCTGGGATTGTACGGTGCGCGGGCCGCCAATGGCGTGGTGATGGTTCAGATGAAAGCTGGAGCATCTGCGACATCGACAGGTGCTGTGGATATGCCCTATTTGGAATCTGGAAATACGATGCGTGTGAACTTTAGTGATGATGCATTCTGGCAGCCAAAACTCACTACTGATGCTCAGGGAAGAGCTAATTTTGAAGCGACCTATCCGGATGATATTACCAATTGGCGAACATTCTTTATCGCTAAAGGAAGTAAAAATTTCGCCGACATAAAAGAGCTAAATGTCAAATCCTTTAAAGCTGTTTCGGCACATTTGGCAACCCCTCGATTTGCGATCAGAGGTGACCAGTTTACAGCCATGGGACGGGTTGTTAATTATCTTAGCGACAGCTTACAGCTCGCGCGTACCATTAATAATGGGCTAACAACACAGGAGGCGACGTTGAACATTGCGAAGTCCTATCGGGATCCTATACCTGTTATTGCCGCTCAGGGGGACAGCATCCAACTTGCTTATTCGATTGGATTGTCCAACGGATATTTTGATGGTGAAAAACGCAGCATTCCGATTTTTGAAAAGGGGCTTGAACAACATGAAGGAGATTTTAAAGTGCTCAACGGTACGGCAGAGTATATGCTTAAAACTTCTCCTGCGCTAGGCGAAATCATTTTGCATGCCGAAGCAAATTCACTGGAATTTTTACAACGGGAAATCGAATCGATCGATCGTTACAAATTTCTATGCAATGAACAGATGGCTTCCAAATTGAGCGCGTTACTTTCTAAAAAAGAGCTTACAAAATTGATCGGAAAGCCTTTTACAGAGGATAAGAAAATAAGGGATCTCCTAAAAGAATTACAGAAAAACAAAAATGCCAATCAGGGCTGGGGTTGGTGGAACAAGAGTGAGACTGTGACCTGGATCAGCAACTATGTGATCGGGGTACTGTTGGATGCCCGAGAAGCCGGCTACCAGGTTGAGATCGATACGGAGATTTATGCAGAACGTGAAAAGACCCTATTGAAAAGCAGCTTGGCTTCGCTGGATGTTCTATTGGATAAAGATAAGCTTCACGGGGCCAAAGAGAATTTATTTAGCTCCTTGATATATCTACTCCGATTGGATCCTAAAACAGATTACAAAAACTATTTCTTCGAAATCGACACAAAACTTAAAAGTAAAACCATCAAGGATAAACTGTTGAAATATCTCTTGATTTCAAAACTGGGTCTTAAAGATTCACATGCTGCAGATACCGTTCTTAAATACGCGTCGAAGGCTGTGTTAGGTGGACTCTATTGGACTTCTGGAACTTCAACAGATCAGAAAGGCAGATTTTTTATGCGACCTACGGAAACCAATACTGAGAATACACTGTTGGCTTATCATGTCTTAAAATCAATTGGTGGTCATGATTCGTATTTAGAAAATATCCGTAATTACTTTTTCGCGCAGCGGCAGCAAAACCAATGGTATAATATCTACGAATCTTCGCGTATCATACGAAGCATTCTCCCTGATGTACTGAAAGAGGGTGAGTCTTTCCAGGCACCGGTAATGGTCATCAATGGCAAACGTATCACGACATTTCCATATACGCAAAGCTTTAGGTCGGATGAACAGATTAAAGTGCGGAAAGAAGGGACGGGGCCTGCTTTTGTGACAGCCTATCAAAATTTTTGGAATCCAAATCCTGCCGTAGAAAAGGAAAAGGGCCTTGCCGTGGCAACGCGATTTAAGGACAATGGTGCTACGGTAGCGGCGCTCAAGGAAGGGAAGCCTGTAAAACTTGAAGCAAGCGTAACGTTAATCGGTGAAGCGGAGTATGTGCAGATCGAAGTTCCGATACCGGCGGGATGTTCGTATGAAACCAAAACCAATGGATACTCTAGAAGCGAGGCGCACCGAGAGCATTTCAAAGATCGTGTTGTCATTTTTTGCAACAAACTGGGGAAAGGTACGCATACCTTTGAAATCGAACTTTTACCTCGTTATACCGGGACATATACTGTCAACCCCGCGAAGGCTGAATTAATGTATTTCCCGACATACTATGGAAACGAGAAAATGAAAGAAATTGTGGTGGAGTAA
- a CDS encoding TolC family protein, producing MNKNKLYHYTGFALFLLSLAACKPLEIKQRTENKNVPEKYSNAESDTLNTGKIKWKNYFKDPNLQGLISQALANNQELHIMLQEIQIAQNEVSAKKGEYLPSVGVKVGAGVDKVSRYTNIGAMEKNTEIEPGREMPEPLFDFEVGVQAQWETDIWGKLHNATKAQLQRYFASVEGKNFMVTHLIAEIADSYYELLALDNELLVINENVKIQNNALAVVNDLKKNARSNKLAVKRFEAQILKTQGMQYDIKQQITETENRINYLVGRFPQPVQRDQQSFDKLVPQTVYAGIPADLLENRPDIKQAEYELAASKLDIKSAKARFYPSLDIAAGVGFQAFDPTYLIKPESFLSSLVGELTAPLINKRAIKAAYYSANARQVQAVYHYEQTILAAYIEVANQLSKIKNLENGLQIKTKEVDALNESIGISNDLFKYARADYMEVLLTQRDALESKFELVEKKVNQLKASVAIYRSLGGGWDHQ from the coding sequence ATGAATAAGAATAAATTATATCACTATACAGGTTTCGCGCTTTTCTTGCTTAGTCTTGCGGCCTGCAAACCACTCGAAATAAAACAACGTACTGAAAATAAAAACGTACCTGAGAAATATAGTAATGCTGAAAGCGACACCTTAAATACTGGAAAAATTAAATGGAAAAACTATTTTAAGGACCCCAATCTTCAAGGACTTATCAGCCAGGCATTGGCAAACAACCAAGAGCTACATATTATGCTTCAGGAAATTCAAATTGCCCAAAACGAGGTGAGTGCCAAAAAAGGTGAATATCTACCTTCTGTTGGTGTAAAAGTTGGTGCCGGAGTCGACAAAGTAAGTCGCTACACAAATATTGGAGCGATGGAAAAGAATACAGAAATCGAACCCGGCCGCGAAATGCCTGAACCACTGTTCGATTTCGAAGTCGGTGTACAAGCACAATGGGAAACAGATATCTGGGGTAAACTCCATAACGCAACGAAGGCCCAGTTACAGCGGTATTTTGCAAGCGTAGAAGGCAAAAACTTTATGGTCACTCACCTGATCGCTGAAATTGCAGATTCCTACTATGAACTGCTTGCACTGGATAATGAACTCCTGGTTATTAATGAGAATGTTAAGATTCAAAACAATGCGCTGGCTGTCGTCAATGACTTGAAGAAAAATGCACGATCCAACAAGCTTGCCGTCAAAAGATTTGAAGCGCAGATCTTGAAGACCCAAGGTATGCAGTATGACATCAAACAGCAGATCACAGAGACCGAGAATAGAATAAATTATCTCGTCGGTAGATTTCCACAACCGGTTCAAAGGGATCAACAATCCTTTGACAAGCTGGTTCCGCAAACCGTTTATGCCGGCATCCCGGCCGATCTATTGGAGAACAGGCCAGATATCAAGCAGGCGGAGTATGAACTTGCTGCATCCAAACTGGACATCAAATCGGCCAAAGCGCGGTTCTATCCTTCGTTGGACATTGCCGCTGGGGTTGGATTTCAGGCCTTTGATCCAACTTATCTCATTAAACCAGAGTCTTTTCTATCTTCACTTGTTGGTGAACTCACGGCTCCTTTAATCAACAAACGGGCAATTAAAGCCGCTTATTACAGCGCAAACGCACGTCAGGTTCAGGCTGTTTACCATTATGAGCAGACGATTCTGGCTGCTTATATTGAAGTTGCAAACCAGCTCTCTAAAATTAAAAACCTAGAGAATGGCCTACAAATTAAGACCAAGGAGGTTGATGCATTAAATGAGTCTATCGGTATTTCCAACGACCTCTTTAAATACGCCCGCGCAGATTATATGGAAGTTCTGCTAACGCAACGCGATGCCCTGGAATCCAAATTTGAGCTTGTTGAGAAGAAGGTCAACCAACTCAAAGCAAGCGTAGCGATATATAGATCCCTAGGTGGTGGATGGGATCATCAATAG
- a CDS encoding efflux RND transporter permease subunit: MFKKVIHRPVFAIVISVVILFIGGLAIKQLPTEQFPKIAPTTVAVSIAYPGASADVLVKSSLITLENAINGVQGMRYIATDATSAGEATVNVVFDPGTDPNDAVVLVKTRVDQVMPLLPELVQKEGVVVNPIQPSMLMYVNLYSTNKSMDEKFLYNYATVNIIPEINRIHGIAKSQILGSRRYAMRVWLNPDRMRAYSLSVDEVMKAIGEQSIIGRPGRLGQSSGIAAQSLEYVLTYKGQYNTPEEYDNIIVRANGEGENIKLKDVAKVELGSEFFDIYSNLDGHPSASIVLKQNYGSNANDVIKDVKAKLAEMKGNFPPGIDYKISYDVSQFLDASIEQVMHTLRDAFILVAIVTFIFLGDWRSTLIPIIAVPVSLIGTFFVIQWFGMSINLVTLFALVLAIGIVVDNAIVVIEAVHAKMEESSISPYKAVKEVMAEIAGAIIAITAVMVAVFIPISFMTGPVGTFYRQFSITMASSIVISAVVALTLTPVLAAMLLKNNHGKPKKSNIFTKSLDVFNRTFDKITGKYATLLRKIASRRVITWGILIAFCVGIFVINKTLPGGFIPSEDQGTIYAIIQTPPGSTLEQTNKLSRELQKICQGVDGVESVSSLAGYEIMTEGRGSNAGTCLINLKTWGEREHSVKEIMEELEEKSKDLGATVEFFEPPAVPGFGSSGGFSMRLLDLNRTTDYQDFDKVNKAFIANLKKRKELTGVFTFFAANYPQYELVFDNNAAMQKGVSIGKAMDNLNILIGSTYEQGFIRFGQFFKVYVQSSPEFRRLPSDILNLYVKNDHDQMVPYSAFMTLKKTQGPNEITRYNMYNSAAIRGLPANGYTTADAIQAINETAVQTLPHGYKVAWEGLSYDEAQRGNEAIYVFLVVLVFVYLVLAAQYESFIIPFAVLLSLPVGVFGSFFLLKAMGLENDIYAQVGLIMIIGLLGKNAVLIVEFAVKRRQAGDSILEAAIEGSRARFRPILMTSFAFIAGLVPLVFASGAGAIGNHTIGASALGGMLVGTIFGVIVIPGLYYIFAKLADGRKMIQAEEDSPLSEDMIHYE; encoded by the coding sequence ATGTTTAAAAAAGTAATACATCGACCGGTATTTGCTATTGTCATATCGGTTGTCATCCTATTTATCGGAGGTTTGGCCATCAAGCAGCTTCCTACTGAGCAATTTCCAAAAATCGCACCGACCACAGTGGCGGTATCCATTGCCTACCCTGGTGCAAGTGCCGATGTACTTGTAAAATCCTCCCTGATTACACTGGAGAATGCAATCAATGGTGTACAGGGAATGCGCTATATCGCTACCGACGCAACCAGCGCCGGTGAAGCGACCGTAAACGTTGTATTTGACCCCGGCACAGATCCCAACGATGCCGTAGTACTGGTCAAGACCCGGGTAGATCAAGTCATGCCCCTATTGCCTGAACTTGTTCAAAAGGAAGGGGTCGTCGTTAATCCCATTCAGCCCAGTATGCTGATGTACGTGAATCTTTACAGTACGAATAAAAGTATGGATGAAAAGTTCTTGTACAACTATGCAACAGTAAACATCATTCCTGAAATCAATCGTATTCATGGTATCGCCAAATCACAAATCTTGGGTAGCCGTAGATATGCCATGCGCGTCTGGTTAAATCCCGATCGTATGCGTGCCTATAGCTTATCAGTAGATGAAGTGATGAAAGCGATAGGAGAACAAAGTATCATCGGCCGTCCCGGTCGACTGGGACAAAGCTCGGGTATTGCAGCGCAATCCCTCGAATATGTCCTAACTTATAAAGGACAATACAATACACCTGAAGAATACGACAATATTATCGTCCGCGCGAATGGCGAAGGTGAAAACATCAAGTTAAAAGACGTAGCTAAAGTCGAACTGGGAAGTGAATTTTTTGATATCTATTCCAATTTAGACGGGCATCCCTCGGCTTCAATTGTGTTGAAACAGAATTATGGCAGTAATGCTAATGACGTTATTAAAGATGTAAAGGCCAAACTTGCTGAGATGAAAGGTAACTTTCCTCCAGGTATAGACTATAAAATCAGTTATGACGTATCCCAATTCTTGGATGCTTCTATCGAACAGGTGATGCATACCCTACGCGATGCTTTTATTTTAGTTGCTATTGTTACGTTTATTTTCCTTGGCGATTGGCGTTCGACTTTGATTCCAATCATCGCCGTGCCCGTTTCGCTGATCGGTACATTCTTCGTCATCCAATGGTTCGGTATGTCGATCAACTTAGTGACCTTGTTTGCATTGGTGCTTGCCATCGGGATTGTCGTAGACAACGCCATTGTGGTCATTGAAGCCGTACATGCCAAAATGGAAGAAAGTTCGATCTCCCCATATAAGGCCGTTAAGGAGGTCATGGCCGAAATCGCAGGTGCTATTATCGCCATCACAGCTGTTATGGTAGCCGTTTTCATTCCTATTTCGTTTATGACGGGTCCTGTCGGAACATTTTATCGGCAGTTTTCAATTACTATGGCCAGTTCCATCGTGATATCGGCAGTAGTCGCGTTAACCCTTACTCCTGTGCTTGCCGCAATGTTATTAAAAAATAACCACGGTAAACCCAAAAAATCGAATATATTTACAAAATCCCTTGACGTTTTTAACCGAACTTTCGATAAAATAACCGGCAAATATGCCACTTTACTGCGCAAAATTGCCAGCCGAAGAGTCATTACATGGGGTATCTTAATCGCATTCTGTGTCGGCATTTTCGTCATTAACAAAACGCTTCCAGGAGGTTTTATACCGAGTGAGGACCAAGGTACAATATATGCCATTATTCAGACTCCTCCAGGATCAACATTGGAACAGACCAATAAGCTTTCCAGAGAGCTCCAAAAGATCTGTCAAGGGGTAGATGGCGTTGAATCTGTCTCATCACTGGCAGGTTATGAAATCATGACCGAAGGCCGTGGATCGAATGCCGGAACCTGTCTTATCAACCTCAAAACCTGGGGTGAACGTGAACATTCTGTTAAGGAGATCATGGAAGAACTGGAAGAAAAATCTAAAGATTTAGGCGCCACAGTAGAGTTCTTCGAACCTCCCGCTGTTCCGGGTTTTGGTTCTTCAGGTGGTTTCTCCATGCGCCTACTCGACCTCAATAGGACCACCGATTACCAAGATTTCGATAAAGTGAATAAAGCATTTATCGCCAATCTCAAGAAACGTAAGGAACTGACTGGAGTCTTTACTTTCTTTGCCGCCAACTACCCGCAATACGAATTGGTGTTTGACAATAATGCGGCTATGCAGAAGGGAGTCTCTATAGGTAAAGCCATGGACAACCTCAATATCCTCATCGGTAGTACCTATGAACAGGGCTTTATCCGTTTTGGTCAATTTTTCAAGGTATATGTACAATCTTCACCAGAATTTAGAAGGTTGCCTTCTGATATCCTGAACCTTTACGTCAAAAACGATCATGACCAGATGGTTCCTTATTCGGCCTTTATGACCTTAAAAAAAACACAGGGGCCAAATGAGATTACACGTTACAATATGTACAATTCGGCCGCCATCCGCGGGCTTCCGGCCAATGGATATACAACGGCCGATGCTATTCAGGCAATCAACGAAACCGCGGTTCAGACATTACCGCACGGCTATAAAGTTGCCTGGGAGGGCTTGTCTTATGATGAGGCGCAACGTGGAAACGAAGCTATTTATGTCTTTCTAGTCGTCTTAGTTTTCGTATATCTTGTACTTGCTGCGCAGTATGAAAGTTTCATCATTCCATTTGCGGTTCTTTTGTCACTACCTGTCGGTGTATTTGGTTCCTTCTTCCTCCTAAAAGCTATGGGTCTTGAAAATGACATCTATGCACAGGTCGGGCTGATTATGATTATTGGTTTATTGGGTAAAAATGCAGTGCTTATCGTAGAATTTGCCGTGAAAAGGCGACAAGCCGGCGACAGTATATTAGAGGCAGCAATTGAGGGATCAAGAGCACGTTTTAGACCTATTCTCATGACCTCGTTTGCCTTTATCGCTGGACTTGTTCCACTAGTCTTTGCCAGCGGAGCCGGTGCCATAGGTAATCACACCATAGGTGCATCCGCACTTGGGGGGATGCTCGTCGGAACAATCTTTGGCGTTATCGTTATCCCTGGACTCTACTATATTTTTGCAAAATTGGCTGACGGAAGAAAAATGATTCAAGCCGAAGAAGATTCACCACTAAGCGAAGACATGATACATTATGAATAA